From a region of the Paenibacillus sp. FSL R10-2734 genome:
- a CDS encoding carbohydrate binding domain-containing protein, which yields MLLAQVNVTNVSAEIAASHVYHNHMPNFWAYYDLNAYNSTPTGSPIRYTYDGDVIQLKQNPPAGYSYFLPNGSPMPHDDLVSYYSHHAKTGAYLSWPWSVANTLRSNYSKAQMYVTMSGAVVNNVNSIVQRGNVSGYNNPAWGTPWKNAFNQLKTTNGKNTLDLIHFSGHHSMGPLVGNDYLLKDMIYHGTTLAQPYFLGSSYKSSKGFFPTELGFSERIIPVLQKLGIQWSVIGNNHFSRTLQDYPLLNSPGTDTMVSPPNRSDLQNVSTARSWVSENMFNEQQVVYNKYPFASTAHWVRYVDPATGAESKVVGVPVAQAESWKEGYLGEVKADALKPYENLVAQKQIFVVAHDGDNSQGRAGSEETWRNAGNVTYADSGVTGMGIDEYLINNTPAASDVVHVQDGSWIDTRDSSSDPTWYHWHLPFGIWKSQFASFNQVNGTSYAPKKNLSGVDDGMTVSFEKGYHYLERNFALLQASLNYAKTAEQIWLDEHPNYWKPTTALDREVTYEGNQLNPWMLSYPVKGDTANDYAGGANPAELAWYFLLPAMDSGFGYYDENVDDSVKPALSFNQSLFFSKPYVSSKLAKDKTGPSVWWPQRYPYNPGSANVSKAEGWTLQHFNNVFSIYSYAYDTSGLSDIKVKIRTHRDKTADATDNTFKVYDPAALLASGVSGIDPSKVGQWVEYPMNVRDLSADINGVDWQPSSKTIMQKVPATEIGNLYYSYISDYRDQLLDYYIEATDTKGNVTRSDIQQVYVGAGKYNLANGKYTESMQGTIEGTHPFITDQPVVPDTEAPSTPNNLQAQVVNASTIGLTWDASTDNVRVSGYEIYRNGTKIGTSTSASYTDSGLSASTSYEYKVKAVDAAGNLSGLSAAALALTPAGNNVTIYYKQGYTAPYIHYRPVGGTWTSAPGVAMPASEIAGYNKITINIGSATQLEACFNNGSGTWDSNNGGNYLFGTGTWTYTPTGNIQSGGPVTVTPTPTVTPTPTPTPTPTPTPTVTPTPTPTPTVTPTPTPTPTVTPTPTPTPTVTPTPTPTGTTMKIYYKNSNYSNSFIHYKLDGSSAWTTTPGIQMSVSSFAGYKTVDIPLGTSVGLTAAFNNGNGIWDNNGSNNYHFAAGTWSLVNGSISAGEPQTDSVTFRVTVPSSTPVSGPIYLSGSFNSWNAADPAYQLTKGSDGVYSITLSLPAGTAVQYKLTRGAWTNVEVNSNGSDISNRTLTPAGGAQAVNLTVQRWKDQ from the coding sequence ATGTTGCTGGCGCAAGTCAATGTAACGAACGTTTCGGCAGAGATTGCAGCCTCTCATGTGTATCATAACCATATGCCGAATTTCTGGGCGTATTATGATTTGAATGCATACAATTCGACGCCAACCGGAAGCCCCATCCGATATACGTATGACGGTGATGTAATTCAGCTAAAGCAGAACCCTCCTGCTGGATATTCATATTTTTTACCTAATGGTTCACCTATGCCTCATGACGATCTAGTCTCTTACTATTCACATCATGCCAAGACTGGGGCCTATTTATCTTGGCCATGGAGTGTCGCGAACACCTTGCGCAGCAATTATTCTAAAGCCCAAATGTACGTTACGATGTCTGGCGCTGTAGTGAATAATGTGAATAGTATTGTTCAGCGGGGGAATGTCAGCGGATATAATAATCCGGCCTGGGGAACCCCTTGGAAGAATGCTTTTAATCAACTCAAAACCACAAACGGTAAAAATACACTGGATCTTATTCATTTCTCTGGTCATCACTCCATGGGGCCTTTGGTAGGGAACGATTATTTGCTGAAGGATATGATTTACCATGGAACGACGCTCGCACAGCCATATTTTCTAGGAAGTAGCTATAAGAGCTCTAAGGGATTTTTTCCGACAGAGTTAGGCTTTTCAGAACGGATTATCCCAGTACTGCAGAAGCTAGGTATTCAGTGGTCAGTCATCGGTAATAATCACTTTTCACGAACACTTCAAGATTATCCACTGCTGAATAGTCCCGGGACGGATACCATGGTTTCTCCTCCCAATCGGAGTGATCTGCAGAATGTCAGCACTGCCCGATCTTGGGTTAGTGAGAATATGTTCAACGAGCAGCAGGTTGTCTATAACAAGTATCCATTTGCTTCGACGGCGCACTGGGTTCGTTACGTAGACCCGGCTACTGGGGCGGAATCGAAAGTGGTTGGGGTACCTGTTGCACAGGCAGAGTCCTGGAAGGAAGGGTATTTAGGAGAGGTTAAAGCAGATGCGCTTAAGCCATACGAAAATTTGGTGGCGCAGAAGCAGATTTTTGTTGTCGCACATGATGGTGACAATTCTCAGGGCCGGGCAGGCTCTGAAGAAACCTGGCGAAATGCAGGAAATGTAACCTACGCTGACAGCGGGGTAACCGGTATGGGAATTGATGAATATCTGATCAATAACACACCGGCGGCCAGCGATGTGGTCCATGTTCAAGATGGCTCATGGATTGATACTCGGGATTCTTCTTCCGATCCAACGTGGTATCACTGGCATCTGCCTTTCGGAATTTGGAAGAGCCAGTTTGCAAGCTTTAATCAAGTAAATGGCACTTCTTATGCTCCAAAGAAGAATCTGTCCGGCGTAGATGATGGTATGACCGTTTCCTTCGAGAAGGGCTATCATTATTTGGAACGAAATTTTGCGCTGCTGCAGGCTTCATTAAATTATGCTAAGACGGCTGAGCAAATTTGGCTAGATGAGCATCCGAACTACTGGAAGCCTACAACTGCTCTCGATCGTGAAGTAACTTACGAAGGGAATCAGTTAAATCCTTGGATGCTTTCTTATCCAGTAAAAGGGGATACAGCGAATGATTATGCAGGAGGAGCAAATCCAGCGGAATTAGCCTGGTATTTCCTGCTTCCGGCGATGGACTCCGGTTTCGGCTACTATGACGAGAATGTGGACGATAGCGTGAAGCCAGCATTGTCCTTTAATCAATCCTTATTCTTTTCTAAACCTTATGTTTCTTCAAAGCTAGCTAAAGACAAGACCGGACCTTCTGTATGGTGGCCACAGCGTTATCCATATAATCCGGGCAGTGCCAATGTTAGCAAAGCGGAAGGCTGGACGTTACAGCATTTTAACAATGTGTTCTCGATTTACAGCTATGCTTACGATACTAGTGGATTAAGCGACATTAAGGTGAAGATCCGCACGCACCGTGATAAAACAGCAGATGCTACGGACAATACTTTTAAAGTTTATGACCCTGCAGCTTTGTTAGCTTCTGGAGTCTCAGGCATTGATCCAAGCAAGGTAGGCCAATGGGTCGAATACCCAATGAATGTGCGTGATTTAAGTGCAGACATCAATGGCGTGGATTGGCAGCCTAGTAGCAAAACAATTATGCAAAAGGTCCCTGCAACGGAAATCGGAAATCTATATTATAGCTATATCTCCGATTATCGCGATCAGCTGCTCGATTACTACATCGAAGCCACAGATACGAAGGGAAATGTAACGCGCAGTGATATTCAACAGGTGTATGTGGGAGCAGGGAAATACAATCTAGCTAATGGAAAATACACAGAAAGCATGCAGGGAACGATTGAAGGCACGCATCCTTTTATTACAGATCAGCCTGTAGTTCCTGATACGGAAGCGCCTAGCACGCCGAATAATCTTCAAGCACAGGTGGTTAATGCCTCGACAATCGGGCTTACATGGGATGCTTCCACGGATAATGTGCGGGTATCAGGTTATGAAATCTATCGAAATGGCACCAAAATAGGAACCTCCACCTCTGCTTCCTATACTGATAGCGGGTTATCAGCTAGTACTTCTTATGAATACAAGGTAAAAGCAGTAGATGCTGCAGGAAACTTGTCCGGCTTAAGTGCAGCCGCTTTGGCCCTAACGCCAGCTGGAAATAATGTGACCATTTATTACAAACAAGGCTATACCGCTCCATATATTCATTATCGTCCAGTTGGAGGCACTTGGACATCCGCTCCGGGCGTAGCGATGCCAGCCTCAGAGATCGCTGGGTATAACAAAATTACAATCAATATCGGTTCCGCCACCCAGCTGGAAGCCTGTTTTAATAACGGCTCAGGGACTTGGGACAGTAACAACGGTGGGAATTACCTGTTCGGCACTGGAACATGGACGTATACACCAACAGGGAATATTCAGTCTGGCGGACCCGTGACGGTGACGCCGACACCGACAGTAACACCGACGCCGACGCCGACGCCGACGCCAACGCCGACACCGACAGTAACACCGACGCCAACGCCGACACCAACAGTAACGCCGACGCCGACGCCGACACCGACAGTAACGCCGACACCGACACCAACACCGACAGTAACGCCAACACCGACGCCTACAGGAACTACGATGAAAATTTATTATAAGAATTCGAACTACAGTAATTCGTTTATTCATTACAAATTGGACGGCAGTTCCGCTTGGACCACGACTCCGGGAATACAGATGTCTGTCTCTTCCTTTGCAGGCTATAAGACCGTGGACATCCCACTTGGAACTTCGGTTGGACTAACCGCAGCCTTCAACAATGGCAATGGAATTTGGGATAACAACGGCAGTAATAATTATCATTTTGCTGCTGGAACCTGGAGTTTGGTGAACGGTAGTATTAGCGCAGGGGAACCTCAAACTGACAGTGTTACGTTCCGCGTAACCGTTCCGTCGTCTACTCCGGTGAGTGGGCCGATCTATCTATCAGGCTCCTTCAATAGCTGGAATGCGGCGGACCCGGCTTATCAGCTGACGAAGGGTAGCGACGGTGTTTATTCTATTACACTGAGTCTTCCGGCAGGAACGGCAGTGCAATATAAACTAACGCGGGGCGCTTGGACTAATGTGGAGGTAAATTCGAATGGATCGGATATTTCCAATCGAACGCTTACACCAGCAGGCGGTGCACAAGCCGTGAACCTAACTGTACAGCGCTGGAAAGATCAATAA
- a CDS encoding DUF6385 domain-containing protein: MSSSSTPLPWQKSGTKTMISYAVKNHGDRPVNVRLEISPNSLDSFIDSEEIVASKEMRVLVPNRFLKWTRLSASTLDSTGLGKIDVYVQAQSIGIT; the protein is encoded by the coding sequence GTGTCCAGCTCCAGTACACCTCTGCCATGGCAAAAAAGCGGAACTAAAACGATGATCTCATATGCAGTTAAGAATCATGGAGATCGCCCTGTTAATGTCCGTCTGGAGATCAGTCCGAACAGTCTAGATTCTTTTATAGATTCAGAAGAGATTGTTGCTTCAAAAGAAATGAGAGTGCTAGTGCCGAATCGATTCTTAAAATGGACTCGGCTCTCCGCCTCCACGCTAGATTCAACGGGTTTAGGCAAGATTGATGTATACGTCCAAGCCCAGTCTATAGGTATAACTTGA
- a CDS encoding alpha-amylase family glycosyl hydrolase gives MKRRLWYVPVLITSILLSTVINLFVLTPQKAEAASIGTITENDTIYQIMVDRFNDGDTSNNATGAAIRYGENSEEDFRYMKGGDWQGIIDKLSYIKNMGYTAIWISPVAEPQMTNRENNGTGKNTAYHGYNVKNPNAANPYFGTKEKLKELVDSAHALGIKVVIDVVPNHVGDYMLGTQAYYDIPSLQPVAPFNNPAWYHHNGDINWSLADGRYDQWAQDYLENHDLGGLDDIDFDVPAAKQAIFDSIKGWFDYTGADGARVDAAKLMKPTDIGELQNYLGVNTFGENFDGNAEFVSRWVGNNKEWGMLDFPLFFSVLNSFAYGQSFESNVKSTLAQDSYYNGNANHMVTFIDNHDRNRFLTEAGGSVEKLQNALTFIFTVRGTPVVFQGTEQNKGNGNSQIMTGGIADTWNRWSMVKRDASGNMIDNYFNENASTFKHVAKLNEIRKNNPALRTGTQREMWAAQNLYAFSRRIDTGTNQGQEAISVFSNQSGGSQTVTIPLRAESSLTAGTVLYNQLNTADTVTVQSGGITGKQITVTVGANSAKIYAKQQQPSETVPPTTPTNVTATVQNASSALISWTASTDNVGVTGYEVYRNGVKVGTTATTSYTDNGLSASTAYDYTVKAFDAAGNLSLLSAIASVTTPAGNSVTIYYKQGYTSPYIHYRPVGGTWTTAPGVAIPVSDVAGYNKITINIGSASQLEACFNNGSGTWDSNGGSNYLFGTGTWTYTPTGSITSGGPVTVTPTPTPTPTPTPTPTPTPTPTVTPTPTPTVTPTPTPTVTPTPTPTVTPTPTPIGNTATIYYKNTAYSSSYIHYKLDGATVWTTVPGEQLQASSFPGYKSITIQLGTAAGLTAAFNNGSGTWDNNGGSNYHFDAGTWSQVNGSISAGEPQADSVTFRVNVPASTPASGPVYLTGTFNSWNAADPAYQLTKGSDGVYSITLTLPAGTAVQYKITRGAWTNVEVNSNGSDISNRTLTPAGGAQTVNLTVQRWKDL, from the coding sequence ATGAAACGCAGGTTATGGTACGTACCCGTTCTAATTACATCTATTCTTCTTTCTACCGTGATTAATTTGTTTGTCTTAACACCACAAAAGGCTGAAGCGGCCAGCATCGGCACGATTACTGAGAACGACACTATTTATCAGATTATGGTTGACCGATTTAATGATGGAGACACTTCCAACAATGCTACTGGTGCGGCAATTCGCTATGGAGAAAACTCTGAAGAAGATTTCCGTTATATGAAAGGCGGAGACTGGCAGGGGATTATCGACAAGCTATCATATATTAAAAATATGGGCTATACCGCGATTTGGATTTCCCCAGTGGCTGAGCCACAAATGACTAACCGGGAAAACAACGGTACCGGTAAAAATACAGCCTATCACGGATACAACGTTAAGAATCCTAACGCTGCTAATCCATACTTCGGAACTAAGGAGAAGCTGAAGGAGCTTGTGGATTCCGCACATGCGCTTGGCATCAAAGTAGTGATCGACGTTGTACCAAACCACGTCGGCGATTATATGCTTGGCACTCAAGCATACTACGATATTCCTTCATTGCAGCCAGTGGCCCCGTTCAATAATCCAGCATGGTATCACCATAATGGAGATATTAACTGGTCTCTAGCGGATGGAAGATATGACCAGTGGGCACAGGATTACTTAGAGAATCACGATTTGGGCGGGCTAGATGACATTGACTTCGATGTTCCTGCGGCTAAGCAGGCGATATTCGATTCCATCAAAGGCTGGTTTGATTATACAGGCGCTGACGGTGCGCGTGTGGATGCTGCCAAGCTGATGAAGCCAACAGATATTGGTGAGCTACAAAATTATCTGGGCGTTAATACATTCGGTGAGAATTTCGACGGAAATGCTGAATTTGTCTCGCGTTGGGTTGGAAACAACAAAGAGTGGGGCATGCTCGATTTCCCATTGTTCTTCTCCGTACTAAACAGCTTTGCTTATGGGCAGTCTTTTGAGTCCAATGTCAAAAGCACCTTGGCACAGGATTCCTACTACAACGGAAATGCCAATCACATGGTTACCTTTATCGACAATCATGACCGCAATCGTTTTCTCACAGAAGCTGGGGGAAGCGTAGAAAAGCTGCAGAACGCTTTGACCTTTATTTTTACAGTTCGTGGAACACCGGTTGTCTTCCAAGGAACAGAGCAAAACAAAGGCAATGGCAACAGTCAGATTATGACGGGCGGTATTGCTGATACTTGGAATCGTTGGTCTATGGTGAAAAGAGATGCAAGCGGAAATATGATCGACAACTACTTTAATGAAAATGCTAGTACGTTCAAGCACGTAGCCAAACTTAATGAGATCCGCAAAAATAATCCTGCACTACGTACAGGTACTCAGCGTGAAATGTGGGCTGCACAAAACCTATATGCCTTCTCACGTCGTATCGACACCGGAACTAATCAAGGTCAAGAGGCTATCTCCGTATTCAGTAATCAATCTGGTGGTTCGCAAACAGTTACCATCCCATTGCGTGCTGAGAGTAGTTTGACTGCAGGGACAGTTTTATACAATCAGCTAAATACTGCGGATACAGTGACCGTGCAATCAGGTGGAATAACTGGTAAGCAAATTACTGTAACCGTAGGTGCAAATTCAGCTAAAATTTATGCGAAACAACAGCAGCCATCAGAAACAGTTCCTCCAACTACGCCGACCAACGTAACCGCAACTGTTCAGAACGCATCTAGCGCTTTGATCAGCTGGACAGCTTCTACCGACAACGTAGGCGTAACAGGATATGAAGTTTATCGTAATGGTGTAAAGGTAGGCACAACGGCGACCACTTCCTATACGGACAATGGATTATCTGCCAGCACTGCTTATGACTACACGGTAAAAGCATTTGATGCCGCAGGCAATCTATCTCTTCTTAGTGCAATTGCGTCTGTGACAACACCTGCAGGGAACAGTGTCACGATTTACTATAAGCAAGGTTACACCTCGCCATATATTCATTATCGTCCTGTAGGCGGAACATGGACGACAGCACCGGGTGTGGCTATCCCTGTATCTGATGTTGCAGGATACAACAAAATAACGATTAATATCGGTTCAGCCAGCCAGCTTGAAGCATGCTTTAACAATGGCAGTGGCACATGGGACAGTAACGGGGGTAGCAACTATTTATTCGGTACTGGAACCTGGACTTATACGCCAACAGGAAGTATTACGTCGGGTGGACCAGTGACAGTAACACCAACACCAACACCAACACCGACACCGACACCGACACCAACACCAACACCGACACCAACAGTAACGCCAACACCGACACCAACGGTAACACCGACACCGACACCAACGGTAACGCCAACACCAACGCCGACAGTAACCCCAACACCAACACCGATTGGCAACACGGCAACGATCTATTATAAGAATACGGCTTATAGCAGCTCGTACATTCATTACAAGCTGGACGGGGCGACAGTTTGGACGACCGTTCCAGGTGAACAGCTTCAAGCTTCTTCTTTCCCAGGGTACAAGTCGATCACAATCCAGCTGGGCACTGCAGCCGGCCTGACCGCAGCCTTTAATAATGGCAGTGGCACATGGGATAACAATGGCGGCAGTAATTATCATTTTGATGCTGGAACTTGGAGTCAAGTGAACGGTAGTATCAGCGCTGGAGAACCTCAAGCAGACAGTGTGACGTTCCGTGTAAACGTTCCAGCGTCGACTCCAGCGAGCGGACCTGTGTATCTCACGGGAACCTTCAACAGCTGGAATGCAGCTGATCCAGCGTATCAACTGACTAAAGGTAGTGATGGTGTCTATTCCATCACACTGACCTTACCAGCAGGAACAGCGGTGCAATACAAGATTACGCGGGGCGCTTGGACTAATGTGGAGGTAAACTCGAACGGATCGGACATTTCCAATCGAACGCTTACTCCAGCAGGCGGCGCACAAACAGTGAATCTGACCGTACAGCGTTGGAAAGATCTATAA
- a CDS encoding alpha/beta fold hydrolase encodes MESCLFIHGFTGGEHEISPLSQFMEQHNYRSRTFTLKGHGGSRNDLLHSDRHDWQQSAEDELTELLKTDEGVHLIGFSTGALIASHLSVRYKPWIKSLTLLSTPVFPLNPVEILKTLASISMLKAYISKFTSTPPKATREFQRLVRESFSIYPHIETPTLIVQGKRDHLVKTRSADYLQHTIPTTQKQVLMVDNSGHMVCHCEDKDRIMNEVLHFIQSVGS; translated from the coding sequence ATGGAAAGTTGTTTATTTATTCATGGCTTTACCGGAGGTGAGCATGAAATCTCTCCCTTGTCCCAGTTTATGGAGCAGCATAATTACCGTTCCAGAACGTTTACCCTGAAAGGGCATGGGGGGAGCAGGAATGATTTACTGCATTCGGATAGACATGATTGGCAGCAGAGTGCTGAAGATGAATTGACAGAGCTGTTAAAGACGGATGAAGGCGTTCATCTGATCGGCTTTTCAACCGGTGCTCTTATTGCTTCTCATCTTTCTGTACGGTATAAACCCTGGATCAAATCTCTTACTTTATTGTCTACTCCCGTATTTCCACTGAATCCTGTGGAGATTCTCAAGACGCTTGCGAGCATTTCTATGTTAAAAGCTTATATTAGTAAATTCACTTCAACGCCTCCAAAAGCGACGAGAGAGTTTCAACGACTGGTCCGGGAGAGCTTTTCAATCTATCCGCATATTGAGACTCCGACCCTGATCGTGCAGGGTAAGCGAGATCATCTGGTAAAGACTAGAAGTGCTGACTACCTCCAGCATACGATCCCTACGACCCAAAAACAGGTGCTAATGGTAGATAACAGTGGTCATATGGTCTGTCATTGTGAGGATAAGGACCGGATCATGAATGAAGTATTGCATTTTATTCAGAGTGTAGGAAGCTGA
- a CDS encoding glycosyltransferase: protein MNNITLGVHLIVKDEAELLPHCLASVAGADEIVMIDTGSTDESIAIAKAHGARVFQREWTDDFAEARNEGLAHATTNWILVLDADECLQTPLPELRSLLLNTQAQAFTVNIDNWVGIRPEDKVKHSAVRLFRNGQGYQYSGRIHEGIDTSILSKHNLSSIEHSQLEIVHFGYLPEIMTRKDKIKRNRHLLRLALSDHPEDCFQLYNLAVNCCQDGRLQEAETLLRQALHHVTLEASYRPSMIRDLCKIYYAQGKMNSLDPLLMIELERYSDYPDLHFLLGQSLESQGLLERALLAYQRAESIPEHEILRGKYVCEQGMSTFRPLYRMGFISQRLELQEDAARFFHRALQHHSLYTPALRGIAAAFQRLAVPDEEIATLLIQLVPPANSASRSAIIDSLYEINAYETITSLSRDIFPMELDTANWVISSLIITGKLEEACTAIKQMTSLASQDNRDFEHQKQWYTLWAICHWTLYGEFKNDLLTHTSTNHRSELEYIMRCQRQQETCPIENEVDHLHSSFLSDLIGQSVKLHQPKLSHTLVDLFPAYRSELATALYKEGNWQAAGEEFIILVRDKIADASVLFYIGEMIFDKGHYSEASEWFQQALEQEPEHEAARIGLSLCYLQQAKLSMEDALESLNEAHVHGPLQEDIRAIVKSISLLNRTPWHTRWSFRQSEGRSSI, encoded by the coding sequence TTGAACAATATCACGCTTGGCGTTCACCTCATCGTAAAAGATGAAGCTGAGCTCCTACCCCACTGTCTCGCAAGCGTAGCTGGTGCTGACGAAATTGTGATGATAGATACGGGTTCTACCGATGAATCCATAGCTATTGCCAAAGCGCACGGGGCTAGAGTCTTCCAACGGGAATGGACAGACGATTTCGCTGAAGCTCGTAATGAAGGGCTTGCTCATGCCACAACGAATTGGATTCTTGTCCTCGATGCCGATGAATGCTTGCAAACCCCACTTCCAGAACTCCGCAGCCTCCTGCTGAACACACAAGCTCAGGCTTTTACAGTAAATATTGATAATTGGGTTGGAATACGACCTGAAGATAAGGTAAAGCACAGTGCAGTTCGCTTATTCCGAAATGGACAGGGTTATCAATATAGTGGAAGGATTCATGAGGGAATTGATACCTCAATCCTTAGCAAACATAACCTGTCGTCGATTGAGCACAGCCAGCTTGAGATCGTTCACTTTGGATATTTACCTGAAATCATGACACGAAAAGATAAAATCAAGCGAAATAGGCACCTATTGCGGCTCGCTTTATCCGATCATCCGGAAGATTGTTTCCAATTGTATAACTTGGCAGTAAACTGCTGTCAGGACGGTCGTCTTCAGGAAGCTGAGACGTTGCTTCGTCAGGCCCTCCACCATGTAACACTAGAAGCCTCCTATCGTCCTTCGATGATTAGAGATCTTTGTAAAATTTATTATGCTCAAGGAAAAATGAATTCACTTGACCCCTTGCTGATGATTGAACTGGAGCGTTATAGTGATTACCCAGATCTGCATTTTTTGTTAGGCCAATCTTTAGAAAGCCAAGGACTTTTGGAACGTGCTTTATTAGCTTATCAACGTGCAGAATCCATTCCTGAACATGAGATCCTTCGTGGAAAATATGTGTGTGAGCAAGGAATGAGCACCTTTCGCCCCTTATACCGTATGGGTTTCATCTCACAGCGGCTTGAACTCCAGGAGGATGCTGCACGGTTTTTTCATCGTGCACTTCAACATCATTCTTTATATACGCCAGCCTTACGGGGGATAGCTGCTGCTTTTCAACGCCTAGCTGTACCTGATGAGGAAATCGCCACTTTACTGATCCAACTCGTCCCGCCAGCTAATTCAGCCAGTAGATCCGCGATCATTGACAGCTTATATGAGATAAATGCTTACGAGACCATTACCAGCTTATCCCGAGACATTTTCCCAATGGAATTGGATACAGCAAATTGGGTCATCTCTTCACTCATCATCACCGGTAAGCTGGAAGAAGCATGTACAGCTATAAAACAGATGACCTCACTAGCTTCCCAAGATAACCGTGATTTTGAGCATCAAAAGCAGTGGTATACCCTTTGGGCCATTTGCCACTGGACGCTATATGGAGAATTCAAAAACGACCTACTCACCCATACATCAACTAATCATCGTTCCGAACTGGAATACATTATGAGATGCCAACGACAACAAGAAACATGTCCGATAGAAAATGAAGTAGATCATTTACATTCCTCATTCCTTTCAGACCTCATCGGGCAATCCGTAAAGCTACATCAGCCCAAGCTTAGTCATACATTAGTGGACTTGTTCCCTGCCTATCGATCTGAGTTAGCCACAGCATTATATAAAGAGGGGAACTGGCAGGCAGCAGGAGAGGAATTTATTATACTCGTTCGCGATAAGATCGCTGATGCAAGCGTGCTTTTTTATATTGGTGAGATGATCTTTGACAAGGGGCATTATTCTGAAGCCAGTGAGTGGTTTCAGCAGGCGCTGGAACAAGAGCCTGAGCATGAAGCCGCAAGGATCGGTTTATCCCTCTGTTACCTTCAGCAGGCGAAGCTGAGTATGGAAGATGCTCTAGAAAGCTTGAATGAAGCCCACGTTCATGGCCCGTTGCAGGAGGATATCAGAGCTATAGTTAAATCCATTTCCTTGCTGAATCGTACACCTTGGCACACACGATGGAGCTTCCGCCAAAGCGAAGGGAGGTCATCCATATGA
- a CDS encoding DUF6385 domain-containing protein, translating to MPNYSSFQANPDNLRTLIFGRDSSLIDHPLTTDPSGNLTTIILDGTISSVLGATITAGTLSSAGTVTNILNGTITSVLGATITAGTLSSAGTVTNILNGTITSVLGATITAGTLSSAGTITNILEGTITSVLGATITAGTLSSAGTITNILNGTITSVLGATITAGTLSSAGTVTNILNGTITSVLGATITAGTLSSAGTVTNILEGTITSVLGATITAGTLSSAGTITNILNGTITSVLGATITAGTLSSAGTITNILNGTITSVLGATITAGTLSSAGTVTNILNGTITSVLGATITAGTLSSVTSISQRSFIEQSTTGIATANTYTSLPAVTTSVLGTYSFFINNTGANPVNTRVEISADGANYFVDTTGDNPLAAGSVDVIVPARFLKYTRLSYQSANSGSPSTINVSFNAQGT from the coding sequence TTGCCTAACTATAGCTCTTTTCAAGCTAATCCTGATAATCTACGTACGCTTATATTCGGCCGGGATTCTTCGCTGATTGATCATCCGCTCACTACAGATCCAAGCGGAAATCTAACGACGATTATCCTAGATGGAACCATTTCCAGCGTGCTTGGCGCTACAATCACTGCAGGTACTTTGTCCTCTGCAGGAACAGTTACCAATATCCTTAACGGGACCATTACTAGCGTGCTTGGCGCTACGATCACTGCGGGTACTTTGTCCTCTGCAGGAACAGTTACCAATATCCTTAACGGGACCATTACTAGCGTGCTTGGCGCTACAATCACTGCAGGTACTTTGTCCTCCGCAGGAACCATTACCAACATCCTTGAGGGCACCATTACTAGCGTGCTTGGCGCTACAATCACCGCAGGTACTTTGTCCTCTGCAGGAACCATTACCAATATCCTTAACGGGACCATTACTAGCGTGCTCGGCGCTACAATCACTGCAGGTACTTTGTCCTCTGCAGGAACAGTTACCAATATCCTTAACGGGACCATTACTAGTGTGCTCGGAGCTACGATTACGGCAGGTACTTTGTCCTCCGCAGGAACAGTTACCAACATCCTTGAGGGCACCATTACTAGCGTGCTCGGCGCTACGATCACTGCGGGTACTTTGTCCTCCGCAGGAACCATCACTAACATCCTAAACGGGACCATTACTAGCGTGCTTGGCGCTACGATCACTGCGGGTACTTTGTCCTCCGCAGGAACCATTACTAACATCCTAAATGGGACCATTACTAGCGTGCTTGGAGCCACAATCACGGCAGGTACTCTTTCTTCCGCAGGTACGGTTACCAACATTCTCAACGGCACCATTACTAGTGTGCTCGGAGCTACCATTACTGCTGGTACATTAAGTAGTGTGACCTCTATTTCACAACGCAGCTTCATTGAACAATCGACTACAGGCATCGCAACCGCTAATACCTATACTTCGTTACCAGCAGTTACTACGAGTGTACTGGGGACCTATTCCTTTTTCATCAATAATACTGGAGCGAATCCAGTCAACACACGGGTAGAAATCAGTGCTGACGGAGCGAACTATTTCGTCGATACTACAGGAGATAATCCACTAGCAGCGGGTTCTGTCGATGTCATCGTCCCAGCTAGATTCCTGAAATATACCCGTCTATCCTATCAATCCGCGAATTCAGGTTCTCCATCCACGATCAATGTAAGTTTCAATGCTCAAGGCACGTAA